The following are from one region of the Phormidium sp. PBR-2020 genome:
- a CDS encoding GTP-binding DUF697 domain-containing protein: MDNNNFQQDFNPNELLQFIINAYQEARSNLGKCNLLVIGKTGVGKSTLINEVFREPIAKTGVGKPVTQEIRKYEHSDLPLTVYDSPGLELGAQSKEMTEAVSQLIDGKLENVDDQIHIVWYCINHNSNRLEDVEIEWLKELSDKHDVPIIIVVTQTLEAEEDSKFLADLNRQNLPVHQIIPVLAQAKQITRQFTLPQYGLETLMQVTFDLLPEVAEKAFVNAIKSVDIKAKRASKYVQGYSAGAFGIGLSPIPFSDAIPLAAEQIAMLAHITAIFGIPFEDTFLTQIVSGIAGVGGATYAGRMVVSSVLKFIPVVGTIPGSLIAGVTAAGLTNCLGLAYINALTRYMKKKISGQELSVDTLVQMTLKEYLNYLQSGQKDLKIDGDDEEPTVIPIS, from the coding sequence ATGGACAACAACAATTTTCAGCAGGATTTCAACCCTAACGAGCTTTTACAGTTCATAATTAACGCGTATCAAGAAGCTCGCTCTAATCTTGGAAAGTGCAATCTCCTAGTCATCGGCAAGACAGGTGTAGGAAAGAGCACATTAATTAACGAGGTATTTCGAGAACCCATAGCGAAAACTGGAGTCGGTAAGCCCGTCACCCAAGAGATCCGAAAGTACGAACATTCTGACTTGCCCCTTACGGTTTACGACAGTCCCGGCCTAGAGCTAGGCGCACAATCTAAGGAGATGACTGAGGCAGTATCCCAGCTCATTGATGGCAAACTAGAAAATGTTGATGACCAAATTCATATTGTTTGGTACTGTATCAATCACAACTCCAACCGATTGGAGGATGTGGAAATTGAGTGGCTTAAAGAGTTGAGTGACAAGCATGATGTTCCTATCATTATTGTTGTCACCCAGACTTTGGAAGCTGAGGAGGATAGTAAATTTCTTGCTGATTTAAATCGTCAGAATTTGCCCGTTCATCAAATCATCCCTGTTCTCGCCCAAGCCAAACAAATCACTCGTCAGTTTACCTTACCACAGTACGGCTTGGAAACCCTGATGCAAGTCACTTTTGATTTGCTTCCTGAAGTAGCTGAAAAAGCATTCGTCAATGCAATAAAAAGTGTTGACATCAAAGCCAAAAGGGCATCAAAGTATGTTCAGGGATATTCAGCAGGAGCGTTTGGAATCGGCTTGTCACCAATCCCTTTCTCAGATGCTATCCCCCTGGCAGCTGAACAAATTGCTATGCTGGCACATATCACAGCAATTTTTGGAATACCTTTTGAGGATACTTTCTTGACTCAAATTGTATCAGGAATTGCAGGTGTAGGTGGGGCAACATACGCTGGTCGCATGGTGGTATCTAGCGTACTCAAATTTATACCAGTTGTCGGAACAATTCCTGGTAGTTTGATAGCAGGAGTAACAGCAGCAGGACTCACTAATTGTCTTGGTTTGGCTTATATTAACGCTTTAACACGGTATATGAAAAAGAAAATCAGTGGTCAAGAGCTTTCAGTTGATACTCTCGTACAAATGACCCTTAAAGAGTATCTAAACTATCTACAGTCCGGTCAAAAAGACCTCAAGATAGACGGGGACGACGAGGAACCGACAGTGATTCCTATCTCCTAG
- a CDS encoding ATP-binding protein codes for MPRPDANQESQSKLDFSSYLREPKYTLKDVILPATTQQKVELVLTELQHQELIYQHWGMGKKHRLDKALSINFSGPPGTGKTLTAEAIAHALNRKILDVPYDQIESKYVGETPKHIQAAFQFATEQNALLFFDEADSFLGKRLENVTQAGDSAVNLTRSVMLKQLSAYEGVIVFATNLLRNYDPAFLSRIRRKVFFELPNEEARAAIWMAQIPQELPRHESVNFPDLAKDFPDVSGRDIKNAVLNAVVAAAGEDQPHKQVHQTHFEEAIRQVIQAKSNASEQPVTLTPVEGDVPLPTASTDKVNPACCN; via the coding sequence ATGCCTAGACCAGACGCTAATCAAGAGTCTCAATCCAAGCTCGATTTTAGCTCCTACTTACGCGAGCCAAAATACACGCTCAAAGATGTAATTCTCCCCGCCACCACCCAACAGAAGGTTGAGTTGGTCTTGACGGAACTCCAGCACCAAGAGCTAATCTATCAGCACTGGGGTATGGGGAAAAAGCACCGATTGGACAAAGCTCTCTCCATTAACTTCTCCGGACCTCCCGGAACGGGGAAGACGCTAACCGCCGAAGCCATTGCTCATGCTTTAAATCGGAAGATTTTGGATGTCCCCTATGACCAAATCGAGTCCAAGTATGTCGGGGAAACCCCCAAACATATTCAAGCCGCTTTTCAATTTGCCACCGAGCAGAACGCCCTTTTATTCTTCGACGAAGCGGATTCCTTCTTAGGCAAACGGCTAGAAAATGTCACACAAGCTGGGGATTCAGCGGTCAACTTAACTCGCAGTGTCATGTTGAAGCAGTTGTCGGCTTATGAGGGGGTTATTGTCTTTGCGACCAACCTACTGCGCAATTACGACCCAGCCTTCTTAAGTCGCATCCGCCGGAAAGTTTTCTTTGAGTTGCCCAATGAGGAAGCACGGGCCGCCATCTGGATGGCACAAATTCCTCAGGAACTTCCTCGCCATGAGTCCGTTAACTTCCCTGACTTAGCCAAAGACTTTCCCGACGTCTCGGGTCGTGACATTAAGAATGCTGTCTTGAATGCCGTGGTGGCAGCGGCTGGAGAAGACCAACCCCACAAGCAGGTACATCAAACCCACTTCGAGGAAGCTATCCGACAAGTGATTCAGGCTAAGTCAAACGCTTCTGAGCAACCCGTCACTCTCACCCCTGTTGAAGGAGATGTTCCTTTACCTACTGCCTCAACTGACAAGGTCAACCCTGCTTGTTGCAACTAA
- a CDS encoding ISKra4 family transposase (programmed frameshift): protein MNPQKQAELQQHLDAIAKILYQEADPAELTTLEGIEKNVRAQAQEHVLPQLGNFFINAATDRPTGKQRTLTSILGRLTLTTAQAQQLQVEPRTRWSPYFFKCCAVVTANASYQRAEEDIAMLTGLSISHSTLQRFVQREDWCEVEVTEPIEELSLDGGMIRLRTEEGQPGQWREYKALNVHEHGGVAFFKDNEGLIDWVNIQLLAELFISLGDGHDGVWNIFDGIGTPEQRIEVLDWYHLMENAHKVQGTAAQLSRIRALLWRGETRQVIRYLRQERCRGATRFINYLKHHSKRIIDYQVWQEAGHSIGSGQVESLVKQIGLRVKLPGAQWREENVPKVLKHRCAYLNGDLAA, encoded by the exons ATGAATCCTCAAAAGCAGGCTGAACTCCAACAACATCTTGATGCAATTGCCAAGATTCTCTACCAGGAAGCTGACCCGGCTGAACTGACCACCCTCGAAGGCATTGAGAAAAACGTTCGAGCTCAAGCCCAAGAACATGTTTTGCCTCAACTGGGAA ATTTTTTTATCAACGCGGCGACCGACCGACCGACCGGAAAACAACGCACCCTAACCAGCATCCTGGGCCGACTCACCCTCACCACAGCTCAAGCCCAACAACTACAAGTCGAACCCAGAACTCGTTGGAGTCCCTATTTTTTCAAGTGTTGTGCCGTTGTCACTGCCAACGCCTCTTACCAAAGAGCCGAAGAAGATATCGCCATGCTGACTGGGCTGAGCATTTCCCACAGTACGCTCCAACGCTTTGTCCAGCGAGAGGACTGGTGTGAGGTCGAGGTCACTGAACCAATAGAGGAACTCAGCCTCGATGGTGGGATGATTCGCCTTCGAACTGAGGAGGGTCAACCGGGTCAGTGGCGAGAGTACAAAGCCTTAAATGTCCACGAGCATGGAGGTGTAGCGTTCTTTAAAGATAATGAAGGACTAATCGACTGGGTGAATATCCAGCTACTAGCCGAGCTATTTATCAGTCTCGGAGATGGTCATGATGGGGTCTGGAACATTTTTGACGGTATCGGGACACCAGAGCAACGTATCGAAGTCCTCGATTGGTATCATCTGATGGAGAATGCTCATAAGGTACAAGGCACAGCTGCCCAGCTATCGCGGATACGAGCCTTGTTGTGGCGAGGGGAGACCCGTCAGGTGATTCGCTATCTGCGCCAAGAGCGATGTCGGGGAGCTACGAGATTTATCAACTATTTGAAGCATCATTCTAAGCGCATCATTGACTACCAGGTCTGGCAGGAAGCGGGACATTCAATTGGTTCGGGTCAAGTCGAGTCCCTGGTCAAACAAATTGGACTCAGGGTGAAATTGCCTGGGGCACAATGGCGAGAGGAGAATGTGCCAAAGGTGTTGAAGCATCGCTGTGCTTACCTGAATGGGGACTTGGCGGCTTAA